In the Bos taurus isolate L1 Dominette 01449 registration number 42190680 breed Hereford chromosome 21, ARS-UCD2.0, whole genome shotgun sequence genome, one interval contains:
- the LOC132343308 gene encoding spindle and kinetochore-associated protein 2-like — protein sequence MEAEVGKLELMFQKADSDLDYIQYRLEYEIKTNYPDSAGKKNPVTLLKELSAIKSRYQTLPVRFKPIAVERKETESRICATFSKTMTLIQELQKETDLELLLLTEEEKTAAEQLRAHMSNL from the coding sequence ATGGAGGCGGAGGTCGGTAAGCTGGAACTAATGTTCCAGAAAGCCGACTCTGATCTGGACTATATTCAGTACAGGCTGGAATATGAAATCAAGACTAATTATCCTGATTCAGCAGGCAAGAAAAATCCAGTTACACTTTTAAAGGAATTGTCAGCAATAAAGTCTCGATATCAAACTTTGCCTGTTCGCTTTAAACCAATTGCTGTGGAGCGGAAAGAGACTGAGAGCCGCATTTGTGCTACTTTCAGTAAGACTATGACCTTGATACAAGAACTGCAGAAGGAAACAGACCTGGAGCTGTTACTGCTGACTGAAGAAGAGAAAACTGCGGCAGAGCAATTAAGAGCTCACATGTCAAACttatga